In a genomic window of Micromonospora cremea:
- a CDS encoding DUF6328 family protein → MSKETEKQRWQRNFADLLQELRVAQTGVQILFAFLLTLPFSNGFTETTEFQRDVYIVALLAAAAATALIISPVAFHRALFRQGRKPELVRFAHRMASGGLAFMLVSMVSAVLLITDFVLERPIAFVLSALTGLWFLTFWLALPFARRSWGEEDIDDEDDNPRSEST, encoded by the coding sequence GTGTCCAAGGAGACCGAGAAGCAGCGTTGGCAGCGCAACTTCGCCGACCTGTTGCAGGAGTTGCGGGTCGCCCAGACCGGTGTGCAGATCCTCTTCGCCTTCCTGCTCACGCTGCCGTTCAGCAACGGGTTCACCGAGACCACCGAGTTCCAGCGGGACGTCTACATCGTCGCCCTGCTCGCCGCGGCCGCCGCCACCGCGCTGATCATCTCGCCGGTGGCGTTCCACCGGGCGCTGTTCCGGCAGGGGCGCAAGCCGGAGCTGGTCCGGTTCGCGCACCGGATGGCCAGCGGCGGGCTGGCCTTCATGCTGGTCTCGATGGTCAGCGCGGTGCTGCTGATCACCGACTTCGTGCTGGAACGGCCGATCGCGTTCGTGCTCAGCGCGCTGACCGGGCTCTGGTTCCTCACGTTCTGGTTGGCCCTGCCGTTCGCCCGGCGCAGTTGGGGCGAGGAGGACATCGACGACGAGGATGACAACCCGCGGAGCGAGTCCACCTGA